A region from the Arachis ipaensis cultivar K30076 chromosome B01, Araip1.1, whole genome shotgun sequence genome encodes:
- the LOC107628295 gene encoding fumarate hydratase 1, mitochondrial (The sequence of the model RefSeq protein was modified relative to this genomic sequence to represent the inferred CDS: added 70 bases not found in genome assembly) translates to MALYVLSRRSSHPSTSQFFLALRFAASYSRSYSSSSFREERDTFGPIQVPSDKLWGAQTQRSLQNFDIGGPRERMPEPIVRAFGILKKCAAKVNMEYGLDPTIGKAVMQAAQEVAEGKLNDHFPLVVWQTGSGTQSNMNANEVIANRAAEILGHRRGEKFVHPNDHVNRSQSSNDTFPTVMHIAAAMEVNSRLIPNLKTLYSTLNAKSIEFKDIVKIGRTHTQDATPLTLGQEFSGYTTQVKYGIDRVIGTLPRMYQLAQGGTAVGTGLNTKKGFDAKIAAAVAEETRLPFVTAENKFEALAAHDAFVETSGALNTIAASLMKIANDIRLLGSGPRCGLGELILPENEPGSSIMPGKVNPTQCEALTMVCAQVMGNHVAITVGGSNGHFELNVFKPMIASSLLHSLRLLGDSSASFEKNCVRGIQANRERISKLLHESLMLVTSLNPKIGYDKAAAVAKTAHKEGSTLKEAALKLGVLSSEEFDNLVVPEKMIGPTD, encoded by the exons ATGGCGTTGTACGTGCTATCTCGCCGTTCATCACATCCCTCCACTTCCCAATTCTTCCTCGCTCTCCGTTTCGCCGCATCCTATTCCAGATCctattcctcttcctccttcAGGGAAGAAAGAGACACCTTCGGACCCATTCAAGTTCCTTCCGACAA ATTATGGGGAGCTCAAACTCAAAGATCCCTCCAGAATTTCGATATCGGTGGCCCCCGTGAACGCATGCCTGAACCCATCGTTCGTGCCTTCGGCATCTTGAAAAAATGCGCTGCTAAG GTGAACATGGAGTACGGTCTTGATCCCACGATTGGGAAGGCAGTGATGCAAGCAGCTCAAGAAGTGGCAGAGGGCAAGCTAAATGACCATTTTCCCCTTGTTGTTTGGCAAACTGGCAGTGGCACGCAGAGTAACATGAATGCTAATGAG GTTATTGCTAACAGAGCGGCAGAGATTCTTGGTCATAGGCGGGGCGAAAAGTTTGTGCACCCAAATGACCATGTCAATAGATCACAATCTTCCAATGATACTTTCCCAACT GTAATGCACATTGCAGCTGCCATGGAAGTAAACTCAAGACTAATCCCCAATTTGAAAACCTTATATTCTACACTAAATGCGAAG TCAATCGAATTCAAGGATATTGTCAAGATTGGACGCACTCATACTCAGGATGCAACACCTTTGACACTTGGACAGGAGTTTAGTGGGTATACTACTCAA GTGAAGTATGGCATTGATAGAGTGATTGGCACTTTGCCACGAATGTATCAG CTAGCGCAGGGTGGTACAGCTGTAGGGACTGGATTGAATACAAAGAAAGG GTTTGATGCAAAGATTGCGGCGGCAGTAGCTGAAGAAACAAGGCTGCCTTTTGTCACAGCAGAAAATAAGTTTGAGGCCTTG GCTGCACATGATGCCTTTGTGGAAACAAGTGGTGCCCTCAACACCATTGCAGCTTCTTTAATGAAGATTGCTAATGATATACGGTTATTGGGAAG TGGTCCCCGTTGTGGCCTTGGTGAACTCATTCTTcctgaaaatgaaccaggaagcagtATCATGCCT GGGAAGGTTAACCCCACCCAGTGTGAGGCTTTGACAATGGTCTGTGCGCAG GTCATGGGAAACCATGTTGCCATCACAGTGGGTGGATCAAATGGTCATTTTGAGCTTAATGTGTTCAAACCAATGATTGCAAGTTCTCTGCTGCAT TCGTTGAGACTGCTTGGAGATTCATCTGCTTCCTTTGAAAAGAATTGTGTTAGAGGTAT AAAATCGGTTATGACAAGGCAGCAGCGGTTGCAAAGACAGCCCACAAAGAGGGGTCTACTCTGAAG GAAGCTGCATTGAAGCTTGGAGTATTGAGCTCTGAGGAATTCGATAATCTTGTGGTACCTGAGAAAATGATTGGCCCAACTGATTGA